Proteins found in one Takifugu flavidus isolate HTHZ2018 chromosome 7, ASM371156v2, whole genome shotgun sequence genomic segment:
- the babam1 gene encoding BRISC and BRCA1-A complex member 1: METPEPGPADGEEHLVELRPRTRSNPEGAEDRRNSTGSLGGNTNPNISQSAVGNRVEGEGEASTSDSTPSSTTSTVSAAAAQSAAPSVVVTAAAAAGPTVPLSAAAAATKDRSKPTQQQPTLPTPVPPQTEYQLRVPRVNCPEKVIICLDLSDEMSLPKLESFNGSKTNALNICQKMIEMFVRTKHKIDKRHEFALVVVNDDALWLSGFTSDPRELCSCLYDLETNVCESFNLEDLLNVIRQKIELPLMENVQTIPPPYVVRTVLIYSRHAGQLQFNPSEVLSKMLQSPYFFFDVVYLHNGVEEQGDEASWRENYFSFCNLDSKGMCYRFEVSMSGPAIELHNCMAKLLAHPLQRPFQSHASYSLLEGEDPQDIEATV; the protein is encoded by the exons ATGGAGACGCCAGAACCAGgtccagcagatggagaggaaCATCTGGTGGAGCTGCGTCCTCGGACACGTTCCAACCCGGAGGGAGCTGAGGACCGTCGCAACAGCACCGGCAGCCTTGGTGGAAACACGAATCCAAACATATCCCAGTCGGCTGTGGGCAATCGTGTCGAGGGGGAAGGTGAAGCTTCGACCAGTGACAGTACTCCCAGTTCCACCACCTCAACAGTGTCCGCTGCTGCAGCCCAGTCCGCAGCACCTTCTGTGGTGGTGaccgctgcagctgcagccggcCCCACGGTGCCTCTGTCCGCTGCTGCAGCCGCAACCAAAGACCGATCAAAGCccacgcagcagcagcccacACTGCCCACCCCGGTGCCTCCCCAGACAGAGTACCAGCTCAGAGTCCCTCGCGTCAACTGTCCAGAGAAAGTG ATCATCTGTTTGGACCTCTCTGACGAGATGTCTTTGCCAAAGTTGGAGTCCTTCAATGG GTCTAAAACGAATGCCCTCAACATATGCCAGAAGATGATTGAGATGTTTGTCAGAACCAAACACAAGATTGACAAGCGCCACGAGTTTGCCCTGGTTGTTGTGAACGACGATGCACTTTGG TTATCAGgcttcacctctgaccccagggAGCTGTGCAGCTGCCTCTATGACCTCGAGACCAATGTGTGTGAATCTTTCA ACCTGGAAGATCTTCTGAATGTAAT CCGTCAGAAGATCGAGCTGCCGTTGATGGAGAACGTTCAGACCATCCCTCCCCCATATGTGGTGCGGACCGTGCTCATCTATAGCCGTCACGCGGGACAGCTTCAGTTCAACCCCTCAGAGGTGTTGAGT AAGATGCTGCAGTCTCCCTACTTTTTCTTCGACGTTGTCTACTTACACAACGGtgtggaggagcagggggaCGAAGCCAGCTGGAGG GAAAACTACTTCTCTTTCTGCAACCTTGACTCTAAGGGAATGTGCTATCGCTTTGAAGTTTCCATGAGCGGACCCGCTATCGAGCTGCACAACTGCATGGCCAAACTTTTGGCTCACCCTTTACAGAGACCTTTCCAGAGCCATGCGTCGTACAGCCTGTTGGAAGGAGAAGACCCACAGGACATCGAGGCAACTGTCTGA
- the ushbp1 gene encoding uncharacterized protein ushbp1 — protein MEDFRLVRCDSLDAGSRFDREAITAVEQMPFDTEGSDPTGNLSPSPAELAQCEAEMGTLLRIIAELNKKMGSLKPPSEVADLRSPGSPKPLVPDLLSHRVARSIPEINTSSAITSKPPLSSRGGGVVWSKLQEVLASVEDSISSKRSWAAPITASDRRKHQQQLKAAEESWTKATQLLEDMEREFGISCPSGLSTDLYQEDILDLETCDSQEELERSQNIGLKEEEKNKVVGYHKAWRSGRRSPSYRSGALSPDWASPPFPGSPLLHRRTSRSEAPVSPGGDSSSLGSGNSCSPPISLDCETERLNRYIERLKSKNERLTAALERRRVESEQISVTVRRLQADCSALQTALRYCLECEETYSELLSLCDAQKQRSTPLHTHSAEADGDMQQHDSSASPLGRMETEEMSTSFSTAGVTEEAERRGRMGHSTPEPLEREATLRQRIELLKRDRAAICLPKPSPGTEAEIGLRTGQQAGARARVADAKKEKASLFYELVAVRDEMSDLRALVRIKEKELRCLEWTLMAHKAQEAKGTLVPESLREELQDCKSEQQRLCEKLGSDGDVAGARPILKELQAFLQREQALKKRLALVQDSLNSALSDSNPPRRDNAEQIARLTQAHSKALSSYRQIRRKYREQVWRLEQKVAAMTESQQQKGTANPAEESSEWRREETVL, from the exons ATGGAG GATTTCCGGCTGGTGAGATGTGACAGTCTGGACGCTGGGTCGAGGTTTGACAGGGAGGCAATCACAGCAGTCGAACAAATGCCCTTTGACACGGAGGGATCTGACCCCACAGGAAACCTCAGCCCTTCGCCAGCAGAGCTGGCACAGTGTGAGGCTGAAATGGGCACGCTGCTCAGAATCATTGCCGAACTCAACAAGAAAATGGGCTCATTGAAGCCCCCGAG TGAAGTTGCAGATCTGAGATCACCAGGATCACCCAAGCCCCTGGTTCCAGACTTGCTGTCCCACAGGGTGGCCAGGAGCATCCCAGAAATAAACACCTCTTCTGCAATTACCTCTAAGCCTCCACTGAGCAGCCGAG ggggaggTGTGGTGTGGTCCAAACTGCAGGAGGTGTTGGCTTCCGTGGAGGACTCCATCAGCTCTAAGAGGTCCTGGGCCGCTCCGATCACAGCATCTGACAGGCGTAAGCACCAACAACAGCTGAAGGCAGCTGAGGAGAGCTGGACCAAGGCTACACAG CTATTGGAGGACATGGAGAGAGAGTTTGGCATTTCATGCCCCTCTGGGCTGTCAACGGACCTCTATCAGGAGGACATTTTGGACCTGGAGACATGTGATTCTCAGGAGGAGCTTGAGAGATCGCAGAACATCggtctgaaggaggaggagaaaaacaag GTTGTTGGGTACCACAAAGCCTGGAGGTCAGGCCGTCGATCTCCGTCTTACCGGTCTGGAGCTCTCAGTCCAGACTGggcctctcctcctttccctgGATCTCCTCTCCTGCACCGGAGAACATCCAGGTCAGAGGCACCTGTATCCCCGGGTGGGgacagctcctctctgggttcAGGTAACTCCTGCAGCCCTCCGATCAGCCTGGACTGTGAGACAGAGCGACTAAACCG GTACATCGAAAGACTGAAGTCCAAAAACGAAAGGCTGACTGCAGCTCTGGAGCGAAGGAGAGTCGAGTCGGAACAGATCAGCGTCACAGTGAGAAGACTCCAAGCTGACTGCTCGGCCCTGCAGACGGCTCTCCGCTACTg TCTGGAGTGTGAGGAGACCTACAGCGAGCTGCTGTCACTGTGCGACGCCCAGAAACAGCGAAGCAcccctctgcacacacactcggcaG AGGCCGACGGTGACATGCAGCAGCACGACAGCTCAGCGAGTCCTCTGGGGAGGATGGAAACTGAGGAGATGTCCACCTCCTTCTCGACAGCAGGAGTTACCGAGGAGGCTGAAAGAAGGGGTCGCATGGGGCACAG CACACCTGAGCCCTTGGAGCGAGAGGCCACGCTCCGTCAGAGAATAGAGCTCCTGAAGAGGGACCGGGCGGCCATCTGTCTGCCCAAACCAAGTCCAGGGACCGAGGCAGAAATCGGGCTGAGAACTGGTCAGCAGGCGGGTGCGAGAGCCAGGGTGGCCGATGCAAAGAAGGAGAAAGCTTCGCTCTTCTACGAGCTCGTCGCTGTCAGG GATGAGATGTCTGACCTGAGAGCTTTAGTCCGCATCAAGGAGAAGGAGCTGAGGTGTCTGGAGTGGACTTTAATGGCCCACAAGGCCCAGGAGGCGAAGGGAACACTTGTACCAGAAAGCctcagagaggagctgcaggactgcaAGAGTGAACAACAG AGGCTTTGTGAGAAACTGGGGAGTGACGGGGACGTCGCGGGAGCCAGACCCATTCTGAAAGAACTGCAGGCCTTTCTGCAGAG GGAACAAGCCTTGAAGAAGAGGTTGGCTTTGGTCCAGGACTCACTGAACTCGGCTCTGTCCGACAGTAACCCCCCCAGGAGGGACAACGCAGAGCAGATCGCTCGACTCACACAAGCTCACAG TAAGGCCTTGAGTTCCTACCGGCAGATTCGGAGGAAGTACCGGGAGCAGGTGTGGCGGCTGGAGCAGAAAGTGGCGGCCATGACGGAGAGTCAGCAGCAGAAAGGGACAGCCAACCCTGCAGAGGAGTCCTCGGAGTGGCGGAGGGAGGAGACGGTTCTATGA